In one Flavobacteriales bacterium genomic region, the following are encoded:
- a CDS encoding WecB/TagA/CpsF family glycosyltransferase → MTVPFRLPKYRVITAPITCGSFSDQVDAIAALAHARISSYVCCVNAHMTMEARDSGFAKVVSGADLATPDGMPVLLAMRGLHGVDQERVAGNDLMPALLEKAESEGLSVYLYGGSEEVHRRILERVAREHPRLVIAGCHAPPYGPLSQFNLRVESNRINSTGAQIIMVSLGCPKQERFMAALKGRVNGVMLGLGGAFLLYAGIDSRAPKWMRSLSLEWLYRLWLEPRRLWKRYLVTNVLFLAHLAREIVRRMTRPRAYGHPME, encoded by the coding sequence ATGACAGTTCCCTTCCGCTTGCCCAAGTACCGTGTCATCACTGCCCCGATCACCTGCGGTTCCTTCTCAGATCAGGTGGACGCCATTGCGGCGCTGGCACATGCGCGCATCTCCTCCTACGTGTGCTGCGTGAATGCCCACATGACGATGGAGGCCCGGGACAGCGGATTCGCCAAGGTGGTTTCTGGAGCGGATCTCGCGACGCCGGATGGTATGCCTGTGCTGCTGGCCATGCGTGGGCTGCACGGTGTCGATCAAGAGCGTGTGGCAGGCAATGACCTGATGCCAGCGCTGCTGGAAAAGGCGGAGTCGGAGGGACTTTCCGTATACCTCTACGGTGGGAGCGAGGAGGTGCACCGCAGGATCTTGGAGCGCGTGGCCCGGGAGCACCCCCGTTTGGTCATCGCTGGATGCCACGCCCCTCCCTATGGTCCCCTGAGCCAATTTAACTTAAGGGTCGAATCGAACCGTATCAATAGTACTGGTGCTCAGATAATCATGGTCTCGCTAGGCTGCCCCAAGCAGGAGCGCTTCATGGCGGCGCTCAAGGGGCGTGTGAACGGGGTGATGCTGGGCTTGGGAGGTGCCTTCCTGCTCTATGCCGGCATCGACTCGCGCGCCCCGAAATGGATGCGTTCGCTGTCCTTGGAATGGCTCTACCGGCTCTGGCTCGAACCCCGAAGACTCTGGAAGCGTTACCTAGTGACCAACGTGCTCTTCCTTGCGCACCTCGCCAGGGAGATTGTCAGGAGAATGACAAGGCCCAGAGCCTATGGCCATCCGATGGAGTGA